A window from Brucella sp. BE17 encodes these proteins:
- a CDS encoding L,D-transpeptidase, with protein MTHSVRLFRFVLLAFATLPFGATAVFAQEEDAGLFSKTSVQLAQLYDPGEEVYHDRRVRVYIDEYGRRVTMDRRGRILNVEDANTYDRSSNNDPYYGRAPVEGDMNGPVGGGAPYDGFGDVPEDPNYYPDAPSAPPYGGNRDGQVQRSELPPSGGDYQNPDSASVDPNYGRRPDYEQSRATPHPDDMTPAIEMPKGEGAKAKIAAFQILLDRAGASPGVIDGRSGSNVDKAAAAYGEMTGRVINPGDEAAVNAELEATGGAAFSEYTITNEDVGRQYVASIPDDYAHKAQLPAMAYTSVTEMLGEKFHIDVAYLKELNPGVNFNQPGSIIKVPNLGKPVRAKVARIIADKARKQVRGYDENGKLVVAYPSTIGSSDTPSPSGIVEVTRIAINPNYTYNPKLNFKQGNNDKVLTIPPGPNGPVGTVWIALSKPTYGIHGTPEPSRIGKTSSHGCVRLTNWDAEELAKLVKAGVTVEFSE; from the coding sequence ATGACGCATTCGGTTCGCTTGTTTCGTTTTGTTCTGCTGGCTTTCGCCACCTTGCCGTTTGGTGCCACGGCTGTTTTTGCTCAAGAAGAGGACGCAGGTCTTTTCAGCAAAACCTCTGTGCAACTGGCGCAGCTTTATGATCCGGGTGAGGAAGTTTACCACGACCGACGCGTGCGTGTTTATATTGATGAGTATGGGCGCCGTGTGACGATGGACCGTCGTGGACGCATCCTGAATGTCGAGGATGCCAATACATACGACCGCAGCAGCAATAATGATCCGTATTACGGGCGCGCTCCCGTTGAAGGTGACATGAATGGTCCAGTGGGTGGTGGCGCACCGTATGACGGTTTCGGTGATGTACCGGAAGACCCGAATTATTATCCCGACGCGCCGTCTGCACCGCCTTATGGCGGAAACCGCGATGGTCAGGTGCAGCGCTCGGAACTTCCGCCGTCAGGCGGCGATTATCAAAATCCTGATTCCGCCAGCGTCGACCCCAATTATGGGCGCCGTCCAGATTATGAACAGTCGCGCGCCACGCCCCACCCCGATGATATGACACCAGCTATTGAAATGCCGAAGGGTGAGGGGGCCAAGGCGAAGATCGCAGCCTTCCAAATCCTGCTCGACCGAGCAGGCGCTTCACCCGGTGTTATCGACGGGCGTTCGGGCAGCAATGTCGACAAGGCTGCGGCGGCCTATGGCGAGATGACCGGGAGGGTCATCAATCCAGGCGACGAGGCTGCAGTCAATGCGGAGCTTGAGGCGACGGGCGGCGCGGCCTTCAGCGAGTATACGATTACCAACGAGGATGTGGGGCGGCAATATGTGGCGTCGATCCCGGACGATTACGCGCACAAGGCACAGCTTCCCGCAATGGCTTATACGTCGGTTACGGAGATGCTCGGTGAGAAGTTCCACATCGATGTCGCTTATCTCAAGGAACTCAATCCGGGCGTGAATTTCAATCAGCCGGGATCGATCATAAAGGTACCCAATCTCGGTAAACCGGTTCGTGCAAAAGTGGCGAGGATCATTGCCGATAAGGCACGCAAACAGGTTCGCGGTTATGACGAGAACGGTAAGCTCGTTGTCGCTTATCCTTCGACCATCGGATCGTCAGACACACCTTCGCCATCCGGCATCGTGGAAGTAACGCGCATCGCGATCAATCCAAACTACACCTATAATCCGAAGCTGAACTTCAAGCAGGGCAACAATGACAAGGTGCTGACCATCCCTCCGGGGCCGAACGGGCCGGTGGGAACGGTATGGATCGCGCTTTCCAAGCCAACCTATGGAATTCACGGAACGCCCGAACCCTCAAGGATTGGCAAGACCTCCAGCCATGGGTGTGTCCGTTTGACCAACTGGGACGCCGAAGAGCTTGCCAAGCTTGTCAAGGCTGGTGTGACTGTGGAGTTCAGCGAATAA